One Candidatus Poribacteria bacterium genomic window, TTGACACCTATGGAATTTCAACAGCAAAACTTATCTTAACTTTGCGAAAAAGTGGTCTAAATAAGCGTATGCACTTCAAGGCGTTGTCTTGAAGGCATGATGTTTGTTCCTTACATGGTCATCCGGTGAGGGTGAGGACGTAACGCAACCAGAATCCTTTGTATAACCCATGAGGAGACTTAATTCTTCGCCGGTGCGACATAGTATTGTTTTAGATAGGATATTTTGAGAAAAATATAGTAATGATTTTCTTTCCAGGGAGCCTTTCTGCAAAATAATCTCCGAGCGTTTAAGTGTTGACACAAATAAATCTAAAGTTAACCCACTTTAACACCTTAGCTTGCAAATAGACTAGGGGGTGCTTGGCTTGGAGGTTGAAGCAAACTAATTGGTATGAATGGATTTGTGGGTTGCTCCACTTGTTGTGGAGATCCTATTGCGAAACCTTCAAATGAGTAAAGTTCCGTTTCGCTTTGAAATCCAGATGGATTTTTCTCCATAGGTGAAGCAGGCATTTGTCTATCGTGTTGTTTTAACATTGCAGCAATATCTTTTCGTAATTTAATACCAGTTTGTTCCTCAAAGCCAGCGACGCTCTGATAGTCGTTACCAAAAACAGCAGTAATATCTATGCCTTTGTTCACTGCATCTGTTAAGCTTGCTTTGGCTTTTTCCCATTCCTGTTGGTGCAACCAAGCTTTTGCGCGATTGTAATAGGCTGGTGAATAATCGGGATCTAATCTTAGTGCTTTCGTATAGTCTTCGCGTGCTCGACTAAACTCGTTATTGCCGAAGTAAGCCAGACCACGATTATGATAAAATGCTGGCTCACTCGAGTTTAAATTTATTGCCTTACTATAATTTTCAATAGCTGCATCAAAATCGCCCTTGTTTCCATAAACGTTGCCAAGGTTGTTATAAGCTGCAGCATTATCTTGCTCCAATTTTACTGCCTTGTTTAAGTCATTAATTGCGAGACTCATCTTGCCTGTATCACCGTAAGCAACGCCGCGATTGACATAGGCGTTGATATGATCTGGATTAAGTTCTATCGCCTCGGTATAGTCCCTGATCGCCAATTTAAGTTTTCCTATACTATTGTAACCAATAGCGCGATTAAAATAGATATCCGCATGATTGAGACCAAGTCCTATCGCCTTCGTACAGTCCCCGATAGCTTTGTCTATCTCACCTATAAGACCGTAAACTGCCCCTCGAGTGGCATAGGTCTCCGCATCATTGGGGCTGAGTTGTATGGACATCGTATAATCTGTAATAGCCAAGTCAACATCACCTTTGCGTAAATAAACATTACCACGATTATGATAGGGCGCGGCAAGCCTTGGATCAAGTTGTATTGCGATCGTAAAATCTGTAATAGCATGGTCAAATTCGTCTTTGTTACCATAGGCGACACCTCGATTTATATAGGCTGAAGCATGATCGGGTTGGAATCGAAGGACGATGGTATAGTCTGTAATAGCATTATCCAATTCACCTTTTGCGCTATAAGCGATACCGCGATAAAAATAGTACTCAACACGATGGGGGTTGAATTTTATCGCTATGTTATAATCTGCGACAGCATTGTCAAAATCGCCTTTGCCGCTATAAGCATTGCCACGTTCATAATAAGTATTGGCATTAAAGGGTACTAATTCTATCGCTTTCGTACAATCCGCAATAGCCAAATCAAACTCACCATTATTATTATAAGCGACCCCACGAATTAGATAGGCATCGGCAGCATTCGGGTTACGTTCTAATGCTTCTTCACAATCTGTGATAGCAGAGTTATAGTCTTCTGTAAGGCTATAAGCAATCGCGCGGGTGATATAGAGGTGAGCGGCATTCGGATTGAGTTCTATTACCTTCGTGCAGTCAGCGATAGCAGAATCAAAGTCGCGTTTAAGTACGTGAGTATGACCGCGAACAACATAAGCATCAATGTAATCCGATCTCAGTGCTATTGCCTTGCTATAGCTTGCAATAGCTTTGTCAAGTTCCCCCTTGCTGCTATAAGCATTGCCACAAAGCATATAAACATCAACATAATCTGGCTTCAACCGTATTGCCTTGTTATAGTCTAAAATGGCAAAGTCAACCTCATCTTTGCTGTTGTAAGCGTTACCGCGAACTAAGTAGGCATCAGTAGCATCGGGATTAAGCTGTATTGCTTTGTCACAGTCCTCAATGGCACGATTAAACTCATTTTTAATAAAATAAGCGTTGCCGCGATGGTAATAGGCTTCGGCATAGTCCGGGTCGTATTGGATCGCCTTTGTGAAGTCTTCAATAGCCCTATCAATGTCGCCTTTGGCACCATACGCTATGCCACGACCATAGTAAGCTTTAGCGGGTTGGCGAGTCCAGAAAATCGCTTCGGTATAATCTTCAATTGCGAGGTCAAACTCGCCCATTTTACGGTACACATTACCTCGGTAGATGTAAGATAAGGCAAAATTTGGTCTCAAGTCAATGGCTCTGCTATAGTGTTTGACAGCTTCTTCATAATGCGTCGTTTTCACTGGATTAGCCATTCTCTGAATCTCCTCTTTGCTCACGGGTTAAACCTATATAATGCGCCTTGTATACTTCCAGATGGATGTTTTGATCCTTAATGAAGCCATGAATGTCATTGTAGACAGCTTCAACAGATATACCGTGAGAATTTCGCAAATGCCTTAGTATAGGTTGTTTGAGCATCGCCGGAATATCAATTACATCATCCTCGTTTGGACTAATAAAGCCATCGGGATGTCTAATAAATATGCTCTTTTGAGCAATAACACGATTTATTGG contains:
- a CDS encoding tetratricopeptide repeat protein, producing the protein MANPVKTTHYEEAVKHYSRAIDLRPNFALSYIYRGNVYRKMGEFDLAIEDYTEAIFWTRQPAKAYYGRGIAYGAKGDIDRAIEDFTKAIQYDPDYAEAYYHRGNAYFIKNEFNRAIEDCDKAIQLNPDATDAYLVRGNAYNSKDEVDFAILDYNKAIRLKPDYVDVYMLCGNAYSSKGELDKAIASYSKAIALRSDYIDAYVVRGHTHVLKRDFDSAIADCTKVIELNPNAAHLYITRAIAYSLTEDYNSAITDCEEALERNPNAADAYLIRGVAYNNNGEFDLAIADCTKAIELVPFNANTYYERGNAYSGKGDFDNAVADYNIAIKFNPHRVEYYFYRGIAYSAKGELDNAITDYTIVLRFQPDHASAYINRGVAYGNKDEFDHAITDFTIAIQLDPRLAAPYHNRGNVYLRKGDVDLAITDYTMSIQLSPNDAETYATRGAVYGLIGEIDKAIGDCTKAIGLGLNHADIYFNRAIGYNSIGKLKLAIRDYTEAIELNPDHINAYVNRGVAYGDTGKMSLAINDLNKAVKLEQDNAAAYNNLGNVYGNKGDFDAAIENYSKAINLNSSEPAFYHNRGLAYFGNNEFSRAREDYTKALRLDPDYSPAYYNRAKAWLHQQEWEKAKASLTDAVNKGIDITAVFGNDYQSVAGFEEQTGIKLRKDIAAMLKQHDRQMPASPMEKNPSGFQSETELYSFEGFAIGSPQQVEQPTNPFIPISLLQPPSQAPPSLFAS